A single window of Oceanococcus atlanticus DNA harbors:
- the mobF gene encoding MobF family relaxase — protein sequence MLTISPVRSAAHATAYFVEHVDDYYIPPLAQYESEWFGALAQDLGLRGEVDRPDFEDLLNGIVTSDASVGQTGVDSARPQRLRHRPGYDVTFSAPKSISVLALVYGDDAVAQAHRAAVRIALAYLQQQTTTRFRCGTSVNHVRTGRFASALFTHQTSRDLDPQLHTHCVIFNVTNCRGENPRSLESREFFRQQKAADAIYQAALGARLRSLGYDVCAEGAHDAPHVEIASVPHEVRDVFSKRRQSIVQALAQHGVTIQNASARQKQVANLETRKAKIEVSPAQLRTVWQSELDAASVEFDVTSSALGTPEPTWAGEPTASVDVAVDTLFEREARVLQKDLVRRACVEAMKRGVHPDKVLHEINERARAGQLLQREWHGQSAWTTPGVVAAERQVLALELAGRDQLAPAEDVASAERAVEECAAASDQEWTAEQRRAAIGILASDNRIVGLQGLAGTAKTSSVLKFLASRFGDRGVQVVGLAPTHSAVRELQNGAGLDRADTVAGFLARTNETPTADRCFIVDEASLLSTAELTGLMSRVGPRDRMILVGDRQQIGSVSAGRSFAQLQDAGMQTFQLTKILRQKQESLREVVDHAARGMASRAVQMLANEECVTEDEDEERRFEVIAGAYLDLNATQRQGCLVIEPSRRGRSLINEVVLNKLLERGGLSDARQLDMRENVDWTAREKCSTSSYSKGVMVSFSRPKASSQLRPLAEYQVADVSLARKEVLLRASNGVETWWSPEGADASHVRVARTVPMKLAKGCRLQVTANHRMHRLVNGDLVTLEDYSEAGDRLLIKTVDQRRIWLDLANPFNRYLRLGYAVTAHAAQGKTVDRVIAHLPSTSSLSSQRTAYVCLSRAREEAKIVTDSVEKLASSLKFNSGEKSQGLTQIESESCVIDLGQRSRLERFIDGLEKELDSSAHEEYRI from the coding sequence ATGCTGACCATCAGTCCGGTGCGGTCGGCGGCCCATGCCACCGCCTACTTCGTCGAGCACGTTGACGACTACTACATACCGCCATTGGCGCAGTATGAATCCGAGTGGTTTGGTGCCCTGGCGCAAGACCTCGGCTTACGCGGAGAAGTCGATCGTCCGGATTTTGAAGATCTGCTGAACGGTATCGTCACGTCGGATGCGAGTGTTGGCCAGACGGGTGTTGATTCCGCGAGGCCGCAAAGGCTGCGACATCGGCCTGGATATGACGTGACATTCTCGGCTCCGAAATCCATTTCAGTGTTGGCGCTTGTGTATGGCGATGATGCTGTGGCTCAGGCACATCGTGCGGCTGTGCGAATCGCACTGGCCTATTTGCAGCAACAAACGACGACGAGATTCCGGTGCGGGACATCCGTGAATCACGTTCGCACCGGCCGATTCGCGTCGGCACTGTTCACGCATCAGACAAGCCGTGATTTGGATCCGCAGCTCCACACGCATTGTGTGATCTTCAATGTCACGAATTGCCGAGGCGAGAATCCAAGAAGCCTCGAAAGCCGAGAGTTCTTCAGGCAGCAGAAAGCCGCCGATGCCATCTATCAGGCGGCGCTGGGTGCTCGCCTCCGATCGCTGGGCTACGACGTGTGTGCCGAAGGTGCGCACGATGCGCCGCACGTGGAAATCGCGTCCGTGCCTCATGAGGTCCGCGACGTGTTTAGCAAGCGACGGCAGTCGATTGTTCAGGCGCTGGCGCAACACGGTGTCACCATCCAGAACGCATCGGCGCGGCAAAAGCAGGTGGCCAACCTGGAGACGCGAAAAGCCAAAATTGAGGTGAGTCCGGCGCAGCTCAGGACGGTTTGGCAGTCGGAGTTGGACGCCGCATCGGTTGAATTCGACGTGACCTCATCCGCATTGGGCACTCCGGAGCCCACTTGGGCCGGGGAGCCTACGGCCAGTGTTGATGTGGCGGTCGATACGCTGTTCGAACGCGAGGCCCGCGTCCTGCAAAAGGACCTTGTCCGCCGTGCATGTGTTGAGGCGATGAAGCGCGGTGTCCATCCCGATAAGGTCCTACACGAAATCAATGAGCGGGCGCGTGCGGGGCAATTGCTTCAGCGCGAATGGCACGGTCAAAGCGCCTGGACGACGCCGGGCGTCGTGGCCGCCGAGCGCCAGGTTCTTGCTCTGGAGTTAGCCGGCCGAGATCAGCTGGCTCCCGCAGAAGATGTCGCATCGGCTGAGCGAGCCGTCGAAGAGTGTGCTGCGGCCAGTGATCAGGAGTGGACTGCCGAGCAGCGACGTGCCGCAATCGGAATCTTGGCGTCAGACAACCGGATTGTCGGGCTGCAGGGGCTGGCCGGGACGGCAAAGACGTCGAGCGTGCTCAAGTTCCTCGCGTCCCGATTTGGAGATCGCGGGGTTCAGGTGGTGGGCCTGGCTCCGACGCATTCGGCGGTTCGAGAACTCCAGAACGGGGCAGGGCTTGATCGAGCGGACACGGTGGCGGGCTTTCTTGCGCGCACAAACGAAACCCCCACGGCCGATCGCTGTTTCATCGTGGATGAGGCCAGCCTGCTGTCAACGGCGGAACTTACCGGCCTGATGTCGAGGGTTGGCCCGCGCGACAGAATGATCTTGGTGGGCGACCGGCAGCAGATCGGCAGTGTCAGTGCCGGCCGCAGTTTCGCCCAATTGCAGGATGCCGGCATGCAAACCTTCCAGCTCACAAAGATCCTGCGACAGAAACAGGAGAGCTTGCGTGAGGTGGTGGATCACGCTGCCAGGGGCATGGCGTCGCGCGCCGTTCAGATGCTCGCAAACGAAGAGTGCGTTACCGAGGATGAAGACGAGGAGCGGAGATTCGAGGTCATCGCTGGGGCGTACCTGGACCTGAATGCGACACAGCGGCAAGGGTGTCTTGTCATCGAACCGTCGCGTCGAGGACGGTCACTCATCAATGAGGTGGTGCTCAACAAGCTGCTGGAACGTGGTGGGCTGTCGGACGCCAGGCAACTGGATATGCGTGAGAACGTTGACTGGACGGCTCGGGAAAAATGCTCAACATCCAGCTACAGCAAGGGGGTGATGGTGAGCTTTTCCAGGCCGAAAGCAAGCAGCCAGCTACGCCCCCTGGCGGAATATCAAGTGGCAGACGTGTCATTGGCGCGGAAAGAAGTCCTACTTCGAGCGAGTAACGGAGTTGAAACTTGGTGGTCACCGGAAGGCGCTGATGCGTCGCATGTTCGGGTGGCGCGCACTGTTCCAATGAAGCTTGCAAAAGGATGTCGGTTGCAGGTCACTGCTAACCACAGGATGCATAGGCTGGTGAATGGAGATCTGGTGACCCTCGAGGACTACTCGGAGGCCGGTGACCGCTTGCTCATAAAAACGGTCGACCAACGGCGAATCTGGCTTGATCTGGCCAATCCGTTTAATCGCTATCTGCGGCTTGGATATGCCGTTACAGCACATGCAGCCCAAGGTAAAACGGTTGATCGTGTCATTGCTCATTTGCCCAGCACATCGAGTCTGAGCAGTCAGCGAACAGCTTACGTTTGTCTTTCACGTGCCAGGGAGGAGGCGAAGATTGTGACCGACTCTGTTGAAAAGCTTGCTTCCAGTCTCAAGTTCAACAGCGGTGAAAAATCTCAAGGGCTAACTCAGATTGAATCCGAATCCTGTGTCATAGACCTAGGCCAAAGATCAAGGCTTGAGAGGTTTATTGATGGACTTGAAAAGGAGCTAGACAGCAGTGCTCATGAGGAATATCGCATTTAA
- a CDS encoding type IV secretion system DNA-binding domain-containing protein encodes MDSITSTTSRFLSLSQVIQLTGLSRSTIYRRIAVDDFPQPLATGNMPNARRIVWALKDVENWMSDRPQAVCARRSQRGAAQFGFVSLVLGAVLLGILGFGAGLFLSDTRPTSRGEHPELVSATAFRASTMVVAIAPGKALTSQLGEVQKSWKITWPEVRRVGAWPLQAVGTPFLSRWFQGGVIGFVSAGLLPVVILLLILLARWVMALARQVERFMFPGRTLWLGPVRVSGRLARRNFMAVGDMGAGKSTLLQTLAKHVRSLSENALIVDYQGEIFSRYFRKSHDVFLSSYDRRSISYSPLAEIHAESDCKRVANALVPVSGGSSEERKWAQRGRLLVASCLRICFRQRRSGLEVTNRSLVQLLNEADAEFFKQNLPESDRLRSVLAKDAARFLESVRGVGGFALAAIDGLDPMAGFDAFSVRKFVRDSQGTGRWLYCVVNEMHEDEAFALASFVSAMVVSAKMELGESATRFWMLLDEFGQIPAQDAIPKALSLGRKFSLVSAVSFQSIGQLHEHWGEHRSAAIVQGLGNKFLFRSGEPTHLKWLVSLVGTEEITRVSTSKSSSFGASPSRSESEQSSSRIEDVVSTSFFKGLPDWTCVVLQPGVTGYRAIRVPRVDLGRQRFRTFVANQNDNSAESSRQHSASADDCHNANRDKPDWIDPDDIVGPTSAPSDNSSR; translated from the coding sequence ATGGATTCCATCACCAGCACAACGTCGCGATTTCTCTCCCTTTCGCAGGTAATTCAGCTCACGGGACTCTCGCGCTCGACGATTTATCGGCGAATTGCCGTAGATGATTTTCCACAGCCTCTTGCAACCGGAAATATGCCCAATGCTCGTCGCATCGTTTGGGCGCTCAAAGATGTCGAAAATTGGATGTCTGACCGGCCTCAGGCTGTATGTGCGCGTCGCTCTCAGCGAGGCGCGGCACAATTTGGATTTGTTAGCCTGGTGTTGGGAGCCGTACTTCTGGGGATCTTGGGATTCGGCGCCGGGCTTTTTCTTTCCGATACCCGGCCAACGTCTCGAGGTGAGCACCCCGAGCTCGTAAGCGCAACGGCATTTCGTGCGTCAACGATGGTAGTGGCGATAGCCCCGGGAAAAGCACTCACCTCGCAGCTGGGCGAAGTTCAGAAGAGCTGGAAGATAACTTGGCCAGAAGTGCGTCGGGTCGGTGCCTGGCCTTTACAGGCAGTGGGCACACCATTCCTAAGCCGTTGGTTTCAGGGTGGGGTGATCGGATTCGTGAGCGCTGGGCTGCTTCCAGTCGTGATCTTGCTTTTGATTCTGCTGGCTCGATGGGTCATGGCTCTTGCACGACAGGTCGAGCGCTTCATGTTTCCAGGGCGTACTTTGTGGTTGGGGCCCGTACGCGTTTCAGGACGGCTGGCGCGACGAAACTTTATGGCAGTGGGAGACATGGGGGCTGGCAAGTCCACGTTGCTGCAGACGCTCGCCAAACATGTGCGTTCGCTGTCCGAGAACGCGTTGATCGTCGACTATCAAGGCGAGATCTTCTCTCGCTATTTTCGTAAATCACATGACGTTTTTCTGTCCTCATACGACCGCCGCAGCATTAGCTACTCCCCGCTAGCGGAGATTCATGCGGAGTCAGACTGCAAACGTGTCGCTAATGCCCTCGTGCCTGTGTCTGGTGGTTCAAGTGAGGAGCGAAAATGGGCTCAAAGGGGCCGTCTATTGGTCGCAAGTTGTCTGCGGATCTGTTTTCGTCAGAGGCGTTCGGGTCTGGAAGTGACCAACCGGTCCTTGGTTCAGTTGTTGAACGAAGCTGATGCCGAATTCTTCAAGCAAAATCTGCCAGAGAGTGATCGACTCAGAAGCGTATTGGCCAAAGATGCGGCGCGTTTTCTCGAATCTGTCCGGGGGGTCGGGGGCTTTGCGCTCGCCGCGATCGATGGATTGGATCCAATGGCTGGGTTTGATGCTTTCTCAGTGCGCAAATTTGTGCGTGACTCACAAGGGACTGGCCGATGGCTGTACTGCGTCGTGAACGAGATGCATGAAGATGAGGCCTTTGCACTGGCCTCGTTTGTTTCAGCAATGGTGGTCTCAGCCAAAATGGAGCTGGGCGAATCAGCGACGCGCTTTTGGATGCTGCTCGATGAATTTGGGCAAATTCCCGCTCAAGACGCGATTCCCAAGGCGCTATCGCTAGGTCGAAAATTCAGCTTGGTAAGTGCGGTTAGCTTTCAGAGTATTGGACAGTTACATGAGCATTGGGGTGAGCATCGATCTGCAGCTATTGTGCAGGGTCTCGGCAACAAGTTTTTATTTCGGTCTGGCGAGCCTACACATCTCAAGTGGCTGGTGAGCCTCGTCGGAACTGAGGAGATAACCCGCGTCAGCACCAGTAAGTCGTCATCTTTTGGTGCGTCTCCATCGCGATCAGAATCGGAACAGTCGAGCTCAAGGATTGAGGACGTTGTGTCGACATCTTTTTTCAAAGGGCTTCCAGACTGGACGTGTGTCGTGCTTCAGCCGGGTGTCACCGGTTATCGGGCGATCAGAGTTCCTCGTGTGGACTTGGGGCGCCAGCGCTTCAGGACATTTGTTGCGAATCAGAATGACAACAGTGCCGAGTCGTCCAGGCAACATTCTGCGTCAGCAGATGATTGTCACAACGCTAACCGTGACAAACCGGACTGGATCGACCCGGACGATATTGTTGGTCCCACCAGTGCCCCTAGCGACAACAGCTCCCGCTAG
- a CDS encoding tyrosine-type recombinase/integrase, translating to MKRITAAQVERLAKQAGRHHVDDNLYLDVKARGRPSWLFRYVSPITARRRDMSLGVYPQVTLAFVNERASKWRAVIAEGRDPIDVRDELKAAAKQQEAHKALTLRKAAIDFVEFKRHSWRNDKHAAQWLNSLEHLGALFDQPMLAIESPALFAVLEPLNVHKHETATRIRQRVEAVYNREMLRGAVKHNPAVALRGHLPAPAKKQNFASLPWKDAPGFVKRLRDSDLSQSTRLAFEFLILTASRTSEVIHATWDEVDLDSGVWTISASRMKAAESHDVPLCGRAIEILEAMSVQRGERWNWLFPSPQRRVQPISNNAFLSALDRMGLRGKVTAHGFRSTFSTWAYESSHARSEVIEAALAHRELNAVKAAYSRADYWDQRVELAKSWGQFVA from the coding sequence ATGAAACGCATCACTGCCGCGCAAGTCGAGCGCCTCGCCAAGCAGGCAGGTCGGCACCATGTCGACGACAATCTTTACCTGGATGTGAAAGCGCGCGGACGCCCGTCCTGGTTGTTTCGCTATGTGTCGCCAATAACGGCGCGTCGACGCGATATGTCGCTTGGCGTCTACCCTCAGGTCACCTTGGCCTTCGTCAATGAGCGCGCATCGAAATGGCGCGCGGTCATCGCCGAGGGGCGCGATCCGATCGACGTTCGCGATGAGCTAAAGGCGGCGGCCAAGCAGCAAGAAGCGCATAAAGCCCTCACGCTGCGCAAAGCCGCGATCGACTTTGTCGAGTTCAAACGGCACAGCTGGCGCAATGACAAACATGCGGCGCAGTGGCTCAATAGCTTGGAGCACCTCGGAGCGCTCTTCGATCAGCCGATGCTGGCTATCGAAAGCCCGGCATTGTTTGCGGTCCTCGAGCCTTTGAATGTTCACAAGCACGAAACCGCGACGCGCATTCGCCAACGCGTCGAAGCTGTCTATAACCGCGAAATGCTCCGCGGTGCGGTCAAGCATAATCCTGCGGTTGCCCTAAGGGGGCATCTACCAGCGCCGGCAAAAAAGCAAAACTTTGCATCCTTGCCATGGAAGGATGCGCCAGGCTTTGTGAAAAGGCTCCGAGACAGCGATTTAAGCCAGTCCACGCGATTAGCCTTTGAGTTCCTCATTCTGACGGCGTCACGCACCAGCGAGGTTATTCATGCGACTTGGGACGAGGTGGATCTGGATAGCGGCGTGTGGACCATTTCGGCGTCGCGCATGAAGGCGGCTGAGTCCCACGATGTGCCACTGTGTGGACGAGCGATCGAGATTCTTGAAGCGATGTCCGTGCAGCGTGGTGAACGCTGGAACTGGTTGTTTCCATCTCCTCAGCGCCGTGTGCAGCCGATCTCAAACAATGCCTTCCTTTCGGCGCTCGATCGGATGGGATTGCGGGGCAAGGTCACCGCTCACGGTTTTCGAAGCACGTTTTCCACGTGGGCTTATGAAAGCTCACATGCACGAAGTGAGGTGATTGAAGCCGCGCTTGCTCACCGGGAATTAAACGCCGTCAAAGCTGCGTATTCCCGCGCAGATTACTGGGACCAACGTGTTGAGCTTGCAAAAAGCTGGGGCCAATTTGTGGCTTAG
- the csrA gene encoding carbon storage regulator CsrA produces the protein MLILTRKVGESLMIGDDVAVTVLGIKGNQVRIGVNAPREVAVHREEVLERNRETSGVASSSDE, from the coding sequence GTGCTAATTCTGACGAGAAAGGTTGGGGAGTCCCTGATGATCGGGGACGATGTTGCTGTCACAGTTTTGGGAATTAAAGGGAATCAGGTTCGTATCGGTGTGAATGCACCGCGCGAGGTTGCTGTGCACCGTGAAGAGGTGCTGGAGCGCAACCGCGAAACCAGCGGCGTGGCGTCGTCCAGCGACGAATGA
- a CDS encoding aspartate kinase, with protein MALIVQKYGGTSVGSVERIQNVAAKVAAARARGDDIVVVVSAMSGETDRLTGLANQISSRLVAREMDVLLSTGEQVTIALLAMALDAIGQPARSYTGSQVRILTDDVHTKARIKKIDGERMRADLEQGRVVIVAGFQGSDEHGNITTLGRGGSDTTAVALAAALKADECQIYTDVDGVYTTDPRVEPNARRLERITFEEMLEMASLGSKVLQIRAVEFAGKYAVPLRVLSSFAEGPGTLISLEESEMEDPIISGIAFNRDEAQLTVVGVPDHPGIASAILGPIGAANIEVDMIVQNVGSDSLTDFTFTVHKRDFATALQIMREVAGSLGAKDVRGDDDIVKVSLVGVGMRSHAGVASKTFATLARENINIRMISTSEIKISVVIDSKYLELAVRSLHKDFALDREPQDEAL; from the coding sequence ATGGCCCTTATAGTTCAGAAGTACGGCGGTACGTCCGTCGGCTCGGTCGAGCGCATTCAAAACGTCGCTGCCAAGGTCGCCGCTGCGCGTGCCAGAGGCGACGACATCGTGGTGGTTGTCTCGGCGATGAGCGGGGAAACCGATCGCCTGACCGGGCTGGCCAATCAGATTAGTAGCAGGCTGGTGGCGCGCGAGATGGACGTGCTGCTGTCGACCGGTGAGCAGGTCACGATTGCCTTGCTGGCCATGGCACTGGATGCCATCGGTCAGCCGGCGCGCTCCTACACCGGCTCTCAGGTGCGCATACTGACCGACGATGTGCACACCAAGGCGCGCATCAAGAAGATCGATGGTGAACGCATGCGCGCTGATCTTGAGCAGGGGCGTGTGGTCATCGTGGCCGGTTTTCAGGGCTCCGACGAGCACGGCAACATCACTACGCTAGGGCGCGGCGGCTCGGATACCACGGCGGTCGCTCTGGCGGCGGCGCTCAAGGCTGACGAATGCCAGATCTACACCGATGTGGACGGGGTTTACACCACCGATCCGCGGGTTGAGCCCAATGCACGTCGGCTGGAGCGCATCACCTTCGAGGAAATGCTGGAAATGGCCAGCCTCGGTTCCAAGGTGCTGCAGATTCGCGCTGTTGAGTTCGCCGGAAAATATGCCGTGCCGCTGCGGGTGCTTTCGAGCTTTGCCGAAGGCCCCGGCACACTGATCAGTCTTGAGGAAAGCGAGATGGAAGATCCCATCATTTCAGGCATCGCGTTCAACCGCGATGAAGCCCAGCTCACCGTGGTCGGTGTACCCGATCATCCGGGTATCGCCTCGGCCATACTCGGGCCGATTGGGGCGGCCAATATTGAAGTCGACATGATTGTTCAGAACGTCGGTTCCGACAGTCTGACCGATTTCACCTTCACCGTGCACAAGCGTGATTTCGCCACGGCGCTTCAGATCATGCGTGAGGTGGCCGGTTCATTGGGCGCCAAGGACGTGCGTGGTGACGATGACATCGTTAAAGTTTCCCTGGTGGGTGTGGGTATGCGTTCGCACGCCGGGGTGGCCAGCAAGACCTTTGCGACTCTGGCTCGCGAAAATATCAACATTCGCATGATCTCAACCTCGGAGATCAAGATCTCGGTGGTCATCGACAGCAAATACCTCGAATTGGCCGTACGTTCCCTGCACAAGGATTTCGCGCTGGATCGCGAGCCGCAGGACGAAGCGCTGTAG